The DNA sequence tgaggagggccagctctgtcctgggatgtcccctggactcggtggaggtggtgggaaacgggaggatgatggctaagctgtcatccatgttgaacaacaccccctacaggacaccctgactgcactgggcagctccttcagtgagcggctgctccaccctcgctgtgtgaaggagaggtatcgcagatctttcctgccagctgctgtcagactgcacaataaacataacgcccgctaacacaatctgaatattatatattctgatatgtatattgtattcagcctctgtactatgtacaggtatacagaggccgagtatccatttatctggattattgtaaatatacatcctctttgtatattccaaatcctatTCTATTCGATTGTATCTTATCTTTcactgcgtgctcttgctgttgttgcactgtaaatttccccgtgcgggacaataaaggatctgaatctgaatctgaaaagaagatggaagctgaggaagaaCAAGAAAAGAGTGAGCCTGCAGTcggagatgaagaggaacaCTTGCCGACAGCAGCGTCGTCTGACGTCGATGATGAGTGAGCAGACTGAGTCATCGTTTTCCAACTGTAATTTACTGTTGATCAACTCTTCACGCCTTCTCTTTCCTCCATCAACAGGAAGATCTGGAGCTTCGTCAGCCGTCCGTGGCGGATGGTGGACAGCAACTTGAGCCGACCAGTGTGCAAGGGCATGCTGGAGGGCGTCCTCTGCCACATCATGTCCCGCCCCGGAATCACACACCACACGTTGGTGGAACATTACAAAACTGCGCTGCAGCCGATGGCACTGCTGGACCTGGTGGAGGTAAGTGCAGGCTCTCCCTCGGGCGAAGTCGAAGCCAGATTATTAGTTCGGCTCGTTTGAATGCCCTCGTCTCCCCCGCAGGCTCTCATAGACATGGACTGCGTGGTGAAGAAAACTCTGGTCAAATCAGCCAAACCTTCCCTGTTCTCCTGCCCCGCCAGCTCCGCTGAGGCGAGGCCGGGTATGGAGGAATTGGACGCCGTCTACTACGAACCCACGCTCACCTGCAGCCTGCGACTCGCCCAGGTGTTACCATACATTACCTCGGTTAAACTTTAGAGACCAGCTCAGCACTGTCAGACTGTTGTGGCAAACcctttttgctttatttattatttttcttaaaataaatgtatttttgtatgtacaTATTCAAGACTGCAGATTAAAGTGCAACATAATAAATTCTCGTCCTGTTGTGTCGTGAGTGTAATGATTGTTGGTTTTATTAAGagaacaatgggccagattcacgaagcgttcttacgaacaaatttgttcttaagtcccacttacgaagagttgacgaagattgtggcattcaccaatttcttcttatcctggatttattcgtaggtaagaacaaatcctacgaacactcaggagtactcttgcgcacatttcagtgccgacatgttggcatggttgtgttttcttctcttgtgcagttcaataaaattcaatattgcaatgataattctgtcatatttatttatttatttgtttatttcctatttttggtgatttacggagaattttaaaattacgtaaatgtgccaatgacttaac is a window from the Takifugu rubripes chromosome 17, fTakRub1.2, whole genome shotgun sequence genome containing:
- the LOC115253228 gene encoding general transcription factor 3C polypeptide 1-like, which gives rise to MEAEEEQEKSEPAVGDEEEHLPTAASSDVDDEKIWSFVSRPWRMVDSNLSRPVCKGMLEGVLCHIMSRPGITHHTLVEHYKTALQPMALLDLVEALIDMDCVVKKTLVKSAKPSLFSCPASSAEARPGMEELDAVYYEPTLTCSLRLAQVLPYITSVKL